The following are from one region of the Muntiacus reevesi chromosome 3, mMunRee1.1, whole genome shotgun sequence genome:
- the CCN2 gene encoding CCN family member 2, with the protein MSATGLGPVCCAFALLLALCSRPASGRDCSAPCQCPAGPEPRCPAGVSLVLDGCGCCRVCAKQLSELCTERDPCDPHKGLFCDFGSPANRKIGVCTAKDGAPCVFGGTVYRSGESFQSSCKYRCTCLDGAVGCVPLCGMDVRLPSPNCPFTRRVKLPGKCCEEWVCDEPKEHTVVGPALAAYRPEDTFGPDPTMLRANCLVQTTEWSACSKTCGMGISTRVTNDNALCRLEKQSRLCMVRPCEADLEENIKKGKKCIRTPKISKPIKFELSGCTSVKTYRAKFCGVCTDGRCCTPHRTTTLPVDFKCPDGEVMKKSMMFIKTCACHYNCPGDNDIFESLYYRKMYGDMA; encoded by the exons ATGTCAGCCACCGGCCTGGGCCCCGTCTGCTGCGCCTTCGCGCTCCTGCTCGCCCTCTGCAGCCGG CCCGCCTCCGGCCGGGACTGCAGCGCCCCGTGCCAATGCCCTGCCGGCCCCGAGCCGCGCTGCCCCGCCGGCGTCAGCTTGGTGCTGGACGGCTGCGGCTGCTGCCGCGTGTGCGCCAAGCAGCTGAGCGAGTTGTGTACCGAGCGCGACCCCTGCGACCCGCACAAGGGCCTCTTCTGCGACTTCGGCTCCCCGGCCAACCGCAAGATCGGCGTGTGCACCG CTAAAGATGGTGCCCCCTGCGTCTTCGGAGGAACTGTGTACCGGAGCGGAGAGTCCTTCCAGAGCAGCTGCAAATACCGGTGCACGTGCCTGGACGGGGCGGTGGGCTGCGTGCCCCTGTGCGGCATGGACGTCCGCCTGCCCAGCCCCAACTGCCCCTTCACGCGGAGGGTCAAGCTGCCCGGGAAGTGCTGCGAGGAGTGGGTGTGTGACGAGCCCAAGGAGCACACGGTGGTCGGCCCTGCCCTCGCAG CTTACCGGCCGGAAGACACGTTTGGCCCAGACCCAACCATGCTCCGAGCCAACTGCCTGGTCCAGACCACAGAGTGGAGTGCCTGTTCCAAGACCTGCGGAATGGGCATCTCCACCCGCGTTACCAATGACAACGCCTTGTGCAGGCTGGAGAAGCAGAGCCGCCTCTGCATGGTCAGGCCTTGCGAAGCTGACCTGGAGGAGAACATTAAG AAAGGCAAAAAGTGCATCCGGACCCCCAAAATCTCCAAGCCTATCAAGTTTGAGCTCTCTGGCTGCACCAGCGTGAAGACATACCGAGCCAAGTTCTGCGGAGTGTGCACAGACGGGCGGTGTTGCACCCCGCACAGAACCACCACCCTTCCCGTGGACTTCAAGTGTCCTGATGGGGAGGTCATGAAGAAGAGCATGATGTTCATCAAGACCTGTGC